The Vitis vinifera cultivar Pinot Noir 40024 chromosome 12, ASM3070453v1 genome has a segment encoding these proteins:
- the LOC100259624 gene encoding receptor-like protein 7 isoform X1, translating into MGSILYLFILMRFLALLSSFHLIVTNSSSSVQQPLCHDNESSALLQFKQSFLIDEYASEDSYAYPKVATWKSHGEGSDCCSWDGVECDRETGHVIGLHLASSCLYGSINSSSTLFSLVHLRRLDLSDNDFNYSEIPHGVSQLSRLRSLNLSDSQFSGQIPSEVLLALSKLVFLDLSGNPMLQLQKHGLRNLVQNLTLFKKLHLSQVNISSTIPHALANLSSLTSLRLRECGLHGEFPKKILQLPSLQFLSLRYNPNLNIYFPEFQETSPLKVLYLAGTSYSGELPASMGKLSSLSELDISSCNFTGLVPSSLGHLTQLSYLDLSYNFFSGPIPSFLANLTTLTYLSLTSNNFSAGTLAWLGEQTKLTILYLDQINLNGEIPSSLVNMSELTILNLSKNQLIGQIPSWLMNLTQLTELYLQENKLEGPIPSSLFELVNLQYLYLHSNYLTGTVELHMLSNLKNLTDLQLSYNRISLLSYTSTNATLPKFKLLGLASCNLTEFPDFLQNQQELEVLILSTNKIHGPIPKWMWNISKETLEALFLSNNFLSGFSQVPDVLPWSRMSILELSSNMLQGSLPVPPSSTVEYSVSRNRLAGEIPSLICNLTSLSLLDLSGNNLSGSIPQCFTKLSSSLSILNLRRNNLNGPIPQTCTNTSNLRMIDLSENQLQGQIPKSLASCMMLEELVLGNNLINDIFPFWLGSLPRLQVLILRFNRFHGAIGSPKTNFEFSKLRIIDLSYNGFTGNLPSEYLKNWDAMRIVDAENLTYIQVDEEFEVPQYSWEEPYPFSTTMTNKGMTREYELIPDILIAIDLSSNRFHGEIPESIGNPNGLRWLNLSNNALIGAIPTSLANLTLLEALDLSQNKLSREIPQQLVQLTFLAFFNVSHNHLTGPIPQGKQFATFSRASFDGNPGLCGSPLSRACGSSEQSPPTPSSSKQGSTSEFDWKFVLMGCGSGLVIGVSIGYCLTSWKHEWFVKTFGKQHTKWTRKERRGHRG; encoded by the coding sequence ATGGGGTCAATTTTGTATCTCTTCATCTTGATGCGCTTTCTCGCTTTACTCTCATCATTTCATCTAATTGTTACTAATTCTTCCTCATCTGTGCAGCAGCCACTGTGCCATGATAATGAGAGCTCTGCCTTGCTTCAGTTCAAGCAGAGCTTTTTGATTGATGAATATGCTTCTGAAGATTCTTATGCTTATCCAAAAGTTGCAACATGGAAATCCCATGGAGAGGGAAGTGATTGCTGCTCATGGGATGGTGTTGAGTGTGACAGGGAGACTGGTCATGTCATCGGCCTTCATCTTGCCAGCAGTTGTCTCTATGGTTCTATCAACTCCAGCAGCACCCTCTTCAGCCTTGTTCATCTCCGGAGGCTTGACCTTTCTGATAATGATTTCAATTACTCTGAGATCCCACATGGAGTCAGTCAGCTTTCAAGGCTTAGAAGTCTAAACCTCTCGGATTCTCAATTCTCGGGCCAAATCCCATCGGAAGTACTCTTAGCACTGTCTAAATTGGTATTCCTTGATCTCTCGGGAAACCCAATGTTGCAGCTTCAAAAACATGGCTTGAGAAATCTGGTTCAAAACTTGACCCTCTTCAAGAAACTTCATCTAAGCCAGGTGAACATTTCTTCAACAATACCTCATGCGTTGGCAAATTTATCTTCATTGACATCTCTCCGTCTCAGAGAATGTGGATTGCATGGTGAATTCCCAAAGAAAATTCTTCAGCTACCAAGCCTACAATTTCTTAGTTTGAGGTACAATCCAAATCTGAACATTTATTTCCCTGAATTTCAGGAAACCAGTCCCCTAAAAGTTTTGTATCTTGCTGGTACAAGTTATTCGGGCGAGCTACCAGCTTCAATGGGGAAGCTTAGTTCTTTGTCTGAATTGGATATCAGCTCATGCAATTTCACAGGATTGGTCCCATCTTCACTTGGTCACCTTACCCAGCTGTCTTATTTAGACCTTTCATATAACTTTTTTAGTGGTCCAATTCCTTCTTTCTTGGCAAATCTTACCACTCTCACTTATTTATCACttacttcaaataatttcaGTGCTGGGACCCTTGCTTGGCTTGGTGAACAAACAAAACTCACTATTTTGTATCTCgaccaaataaatttaaatggtGAAATCCCATCCTCTCTTGTAAACATGAGTGAACTAACTATTTTGAATCTTTCAAAGAATCAATTGATTGGTCAGATCCCATCTTGGCTCATGAACCTCACCCAATTGACCGAATTATATCTTCAGGAAAACAAATTAGAAGGTCCTATCCCAAGTTCATTATTTGAACTAGTAAATCTTCAATATCTTTATCTACATTCCAATTATTTGACTGGAACAGTGGAACTCCACATGTTATCAAACCTCAAAAATCTCACTGATCTGCAATTATCATACAACAGGATATCCTTGCTCAGTTACACCAGTACCAATGCTACTCTCCCTAAATTCAAGCTTTTAGGATTGGCTTCATGCAACTTAACTGAGTTTCCTGATTTCTTGCAGAACCAACAAGAATTGGAGGTTCTCATCCTTTCTACTAACAAAATCCATGGTCCAATTCCAAAGTGGATGTGGAACATAAGCAAAGAAACCCTAGAGGCTCTGTTCCTTTCTAACAACTTCCTTTCAGGCTTTAGCCAAGTTCCAGATGTTCTTCCATGGTCCAGGATGAGCATTTTGGAACTTAGTTCTAACATGCTTCAGGGATCACTTCCAGTTCCTCCATCATCAACCGTTGAATATTCAGTCTCTAGAAATAGACTGGCTGGAGAAATTCCATCTTTGATCTGCAACCTGACTTCTCTTAGTTTGCTTGATTTGTCTGGTAACAACTTAAGTGGCAGTATCCCTCAATGCTTCACCAAACTTAGCTCTTCATTGTCTATACTCAATCTCAGACGCAACAACTTGAATGGCCCCATTCCTCAAACATGCACCAACACAAGCAATTTGAGGATGATCGACTTAAGTGAGAATCAATTACAAGGGCAAATACCAAAATCATTGGCCAGTTGCATGATGCTTGAGGAGCTTGTTCTTGGAAACAATCTGATCAACGATATTTTCCCTTTCTGGTTGGGATCTCTTCCGAGGTTACAGGTCCTCATTTTGCGATTCAACAGATTCCATGGTGCAATAGGGAGCCCCAAAACTAACTTTGAGTTTTCCAAGCTGCGCATCATTGACCTCTCTTACAATGGTTTTACAGGTAATTTGCCTTCAGAATACCTCAAAAATTGGGATGCAATGAGAATCGTGGATGCAGAAAATTTGACCTATATCCAAGTGGATGAGGAATTTGAAGTTCCACAATATTCATGGGAAGAACCATACCCGTTCTCAACAACAATGACGAACAAAGGCATGACAAGAGAATATGAGCTGATCCCTGATATATTAATAGCCATTGATCTTTCAAGCAACCGGTTCCATGGAGAGATTCCAGAATCCATTGGGAATCCCAATGGGCTTCGCTGGCTCAATCTTTCCAACAATGCACTTATTGGCGCCATCCCCACATCTTTAGCAAACTTGACCCTGCTGGAGGCGCTGGACCTTTCTCAGAACAAGCTGTCGAGAGAGATACCTCAACAACTAGTGCAACTCACTTTCCTTGCATTCTTCAATGTGTCTCACAATCATCTTACAGGGCCTATACCACAAGGAAAACAATTTGCAACATTTTCAAGGGCTTCCTTTGATGGGAACCCAGGATTGTGTGGAAGTCCTTTGTCAAGGGCATGTGGAAGTTCTGAGCAATCACCACCAACACCTTCATCCTCCAAACAAGGTTCAACTAGTGAATTTGATTGGAAATTTGTATTAATGGGATGTGGAAGTGGGCTAGTAATCGGAGTTTCAATTGGGTACTGCTTAACCTCATGGAAACATGAATGGTTCGTAAAAACCTTTGGAAAGCAACATACAAAATGGACAAGGAAAGAAAGAAGGGGACACAGAGGCTGA
- the LOC100259624 gene encoding receptor-like protein 7 isoform X2 — protein sequence MLQLQKHGLRNLVQNLTLFKKLHLSQVNISSTIPHALANLSSLTSLRLRECGLHGEFPKKILQLPSLQFLSLRYNPNLNIYFPEFQETSPLKVLYLAGTSYSGELPASMGKLSSLSELDISSCNFTGLVPSSLGHLTQLSYLDLSYNFFSGPIPSFLANLTTLTYLSLTSNNFSAGTLAWLGEQTKLTILYLDQINLNGEIPSSLVNMSELTILNLSKNQLIGQIPSWLMNLTQLTELYLQENKLEGPIPSSLFELVNLQYLYLHSNYLTGTVELHMLSNLKNLTDLQLSYNRISLLSYTSTNATLPKFKLLGLASCNLTEFPDFLQNQQELEVLILSTNKIHGPIPKWMWNISKETLEALFLSNNFLSGFSQVPDVLPWSRMSILELSSNMLQGSLPVPPSSTVEYSVSRNRLAGEIPSLICNLTSLSLLDLSGNNLSGSIPQCFTKLSSSLSILNLRRNNLNGPIPQTCTNTSNLRMIDLSENQLQGQIPKSLASCMMLEELVLGNNLINDIFPFWLGSLPRLQVLILRFNRFHGAIGSPKTNFEFSKLRIIDLSYNGFTGNLPSEYLKNWDAMRIVDAENLTYIQVDEEFEVPQYSWEEPYPFSTTMTNKGMTREYELIPDILIAIDLSSNRFHGEIPESIGNPNGLRWLNLSNNALIGAIPTSLANLTLLEALDLSQNKLSREIPQQLVQLTFLAFFNVSHNHLTGPIPQGKQFATFSRASFDGNPGLCGSPLSRACGSSEQSPPTPSSSKQGSTSEFDWKFVLMGCGSGLVIGVSIGYCLTSWKHEWFVKTFGKQHTKWTRKERRGHRG from the coding sequence ATGTTGCAGCTTCAAAAACATGGCTTGAGAAATCTGGTTCAAAACTTGACCCTCTTCAAGAAACTTCATCTAAGCCAGGTGAACATTTCTTCAACAATACCTCATGCGTTGGCAAATTTATCTTCATTGACATCTCTCCGTCTCAGAGAATGTGGATTGCATGGTGAATTCCCAAAGAAAATTCTTCAGCTACCAAGCCTACAATTTCTTAGTTTGAGGTACAATCCAAATCTGAACATTTATTTCCCTGAATTTCAGGAAACCAGTCCCCTAAAAGTTTTGTATCTTGCTGGTACAAGTTATTCGGGCGAGCTACCAGCTTCAATGGGGAAGCTTAGTTCTTTGTCTGAATTGGATATCAGCTCATGCAATTTCACAGGATTGGTCCCATCTTCACTTGGTCACCTTACCCAGCTGTCTTATTTAGACCTTTCATATAACTTTTTTAGTGGTCCAATTCCTTCTTTCTTGGCAAATCTTACCACTCTCACTTATTTATCACttacttcaaataatttcaGTGCTGGGACCCTTGCTTGGCTTGGTGAACAAACAAAACTCACTATTTTGTATCTCgaccaaataaatttaaatggtGAAATCCCATCCTCTCTTGTAAACATGAGTGAACTAACTATTTTGAATCTTTCAAAGAATCAATTGATTGGTCAGATCCCATCTTGGCTCATGAACCTCACCCAATTGACCGAATTATATCTTCAGGAAAACAAATTAGAAGGTCCTATCCCAAGTTCATTATTTGAACTAGTAAATCTTCAATATCTTTATCTACATTCCAATTATTTGACTGGAACAGTGGAACTCCACATGTTATCAAACCTCAAAAATCTCACTGATCTGCAATTATCATACAACAGGATATCCTTGCTCAGTTACACCAGTACCAATGCTACTCTCCCTAAATTCAAGCTTTTAGGATTGGCTTCATGCAACTTAACTGAGTTTCCTGATTTCTTGCAGAACCAACAAGAATTGGAGGTTCTCATCCTTTCTACTAACAAAATCCATGGTCCAATTCCAAAGTGGATGTGGAACATAAGCAAAGAAACCCTAGAGGCTCTGTTCCTTTCTAACAACTTCCTTTCAGGCTTTAGCCAAGTTCCAGATGTTCTTCCATGGTCCAGGATGAGCATTTTGGAACTTAGTTCTAACATGCTTCAGGGATCACTTCCAGTTCCTCCATCATCAACCGTTGAATATTCAGTCTCTAGAAATAGACTGGCTGGAGAAATTCCATCTTTGATCTGCAACCTGACTTCTCTTAGTTTGCTTGATTTGTCTGGTAACAACTTAAGTGGCAGTATCCCTCAATGCTTCACCAAACTTAGCTCTTCATTGTCTATACTCAATCTCAGACGCAACAACTTGAATGGCCCCATTCCTCAAACATGCACCAACACAAGCAATTTGAGGATGATCGACTTAAGTGAGAATCAATTACAAGGGCAAATACCAAAATCATTGGCCAGTTGCATGATGCTTGAGGAGCTTGTTCTTGGAAACAATCTGATCAACGATATTTTCCCTTTCTGGTTGGGATCTCTTCCGAGGTTACAGGTCCTCATTTTGCGATTCAACAGATTCCATGGTGCAATAGGGAGCCCCAAAACTAACTTTGAGTTTTCCAAGCTGCGCATCATTGACCTCTCTTACAATGGTTTTACAGGTAATTTGCCTTCAGAATACCTCAAAAATTGGGATGCAATGAGAATCGTGGATGCAGAAAATTTGACCTATATCCAAGTGGATGAGGAATTTGAAGTTCCACAATATTCATGGGAAGAACCATACCCGTTCTCAACAACAATGACGAACAAAGGCATGACAAGAGAATATGAGCTGATCCCTGATATATTAATAGCCATTGATCTTTCAAGCAACCGGTTCCATGGAGAGATTCCAGAATCCATTGGGAATCCCAATGGGCTTCGCTGGCTCAATCTTTCCAACAATGCACTTATTGGCGCCATCCCCACATCTTTAGCAAACTTGACCCTGCTGGAGGCGCTGGACCTTTCTCAGAACAAGCTGTCGAGAGAGATACCTCAACAACTAGTGCAACTCACTTTCCTTGCATTCTTCAATGTGTCTCACAATCATCTTACAGGGCCTATACCACAAGGAAAACAATTTGCAACATTTTCAAGGGCTTCCTTTGATGGGAACCCAGGATTGTGTGGAAGTCCTTTGTCAAGGGCATGTGGAAGTTCTGAGCAATCACCACCAACACCTTCATCCTCCAAACAAGGTTCAACTAGTGAATTTGATTGGAAATTTGTATTAATGGGATGTGGAAGTGGGCTAGTAATCGGAGTTTCAATTGGGTACTGCTTAACCTCATGGAAACATGAATGGTTCGTAAAAACCTTTGGAAAGCAACATACAAAATGGACAAGGAAAGAAAGAAGGGGACACAGAGGCTGA